A single region of the Mustela lutreola isolate mMusLut2 chromosome 2, mMusLut2.pri, whole genome shotgun sequence genome encodes:
- the QTRT1 gene encoding queuine tRNA-ribosyltransferase catalytic subunit 1 yields MAAAVSPTSLESAPRIMRLVAECSRSRARAGELRLPHGPVATPVFMPVGTQATMKGITAEQLDALGCRICLGNTYHLGLRPGPELIQKAHGLHGFMNWPHNLLTDSGGFQMVSLVSLSEVTEEGVRFRSPYDGDETLLSPEKSVEIQNALGSDIIMQLDDVVSSTVTGPRVEEAMYRSIRWLDRCIAAHQRPDKQNLFAIIQGGLDADLRTTCLEEMTKRDVPGFAIGGLSGGESKGQFWRMVALSTSRLPKDKPRYLMGVGYATDLVVCVALGCDMFDCVFPTRTARFGSALVPTGNLQLKKKQYEKDFRPIDNDCACPTCQKHSRAFLHALLHSDNTAALHHLTVHNIAYQLQLMSAVRASIVEKRFPDFVRDFMGTMYGDPTLCPTWATEALASVGITLS; encoded by the exons ATGGCGGCAGCAGTCAGCCCGACGTCTCTGGAGTCGGCCCCACGGATCATGCGGCTGGTGGCGGAGTGCAGCCGATCCAGGGCCCGGGCAGGGGAGCTACGGCTGCCGCACGGGCCGGTAGCCACTCCGGTGTTCATGCCAGTGGGCACGCAGGCCACTATGAAGGGCATCACGGCCGAGCAGCTGGACGCTCTGGGCTGCCGCATCTGCCTGGGCAACACCTATCATCTGGGTCTGAGGCCG GGCCCCGAGCTGATCCAGAAAGCCCACGGTCTCCACGGCTTCATGAACTGGCCCCACAATCTACTGACG GACAGCGGCGGCTTCCAGATGGTGTCTCTGGTGTCCCTTTCCGAGGTGACGGAGGAGGGCGTCCGCTTCCGTTCCCCTTACGATGGCGACGAGACCCTTCTGAGCCCGGAGAAGTCCGTGGAGATCCAGAACGCTTTAG GCTCGGACATCATCATGCAACTAGATGATGTGGTCAGCAGTACTGTGACAGGGCCACGCGTGGAGGAGGCTATGTACAG GTCCATCCGCTGGCTGGACCGGTGCATCGCAGCCCATCAGCGACCAGACAAGCAAAACCTCTTTGCCATCATCCAGGGTGGTCTAGACGCGGATCTCCGGACCACCTGCCTCGAAG AGATGACCAAGAGGGACGTGCCGGGCTTCGCCATCGGGGGCCTGAGCGGGGGCGAAAGCAAGGGCCAGTTCTGGAGGATGGTGGCGCTGAGCACCTCAAGGCTGCCTAAGGACAAGCCTCGCTACCTGATGGGGGTCGG CTATGCCACCGATCTGGTGGTCTGCGTGGCTCTCGGATGTGACATGTTCGACTGCGTCTTCCCCACGCGGACGGCG cgctTTGGCTCAGCTTTGGTGCCCACCGGGAACCTGCAGCTGAAGAAGAAGCAGTATGAGAAGGACTTCCGGCCCATAGACAACGACTGTGCCTGTCCCACCTGCCAGAA GCACAGCCGGGCCTTCCTGCACGCTCTGCTGCACAGTGACAACACGGCCGCCCTGCATCACCTCACCGTCCACAATATTGCCTACCAG ctGCAGCTGATGAGCGCCGTGAGGGCCAGCATCGTGGAGAAGCGCTTCCCTGACTTTGTCCGGGACTTCATGGGCACCATGTACGGGGACCCCACCCTCTGTCCCACCTGGGCCACTGAAGCCCTGGCCTCGGTGGGGATCACTCTGAGTTGA